The following are encoded in a window of Arvicanthis niloticus isolate mArvNil1 chromosome 1, mArvNil1.pat.X, whole genome shotgun sequence genomic DNA:
- the LOC117693258 gene encoding interferon lambda-2: MLLLLLLLAAVLTRTQADPVPRATRSPMEAKDCHIAQFKSLSPQELQAFKRARDAIEERLLQKDVKCSSRLFPRAWDLKQLQVQERPKALQAEVALTLKVLGNMTDSGLATILGQPLRTLSHIHSQLQTCTQPQPTAEPRPQSRRLSRWLHRLQEAEKETPGCLEASVTLNLFRLLTLDLKCVASGDQCV; the protein is encoded by the exons atgctcctcctgctgctgctgctggccgcGGTGCTGACAAGAACCCAAGCTGACCCTGTCCCCAGGGCCACCAGGAGCCCAATGGAAGCAAAGGATTGCCACATTGCTCAGTTCAAGTCTCTGTCCCCACAAGAGCTGCAGGCCTTCAAAAGGGCCAGGGATGCCATT GAAGAGAGGCTGCTCCAGAAGGATGTGAAGTGCAGTTCCCGCCTCTTCCCCAGGGCCTGGGACCTGAAGCAGCTGCAG GTCCAGGAGCGCCCCAAGGCCTTGCAGGCTGAGGTGGCCCTGACACTGAAGGTCTTGGGGAACATGACTGACTCAGGCCTGGCCACCATCCTGGGCCAGCCTCTTCGCACACTGAGCCACATCCACTCCCAGCTGCAGACCTGT ACACAGCCTCAGCCCACAGCAGAGCCCAGGCCCCAGAGCCGCCGCCTCTCCCGCTGGCTGCACAGGCTCCAGGAGGCTGAGAAG GAGACTCCTGGCTGCCTGGAGGCCTCTGTCACCCTCAACCTCTTTCGCCTGCTCACCCTGGACCTCAAGTGTGTGGCCAGTGGAGACCAGTGTGTCTGA